A part of Pectinatus sottacetonis genomic DNA contains:
- the ruvA gene encoding Holliday junction branch migration protein RuvA gives MIGYLHGKVTRLFADSCFIDVNGIGYRVLIASSTRSQLQLDQELTMYTYLNVREDALQLYGFSTQAQYDVFSSLVSVSGIGPKAALNILSVMTTEKIIWAIQNKQASLLTAAPGIGKKTAERITLELNDKLGSIVNDHTAFENEPVTNQTSPDIWTDAKQALTSLGYTSQEITAVLKKAHHLKSTEEIIKFALKELSI, from the coding sequence ATGATAGGTTACTTGCATGGAAAAGTCACCAGACTTTTCGCTGACTCTTGCTTTATCGATGTAAATGGTATCGGCTATAGAGTCTTGATCGCTTCATCAACGCGTTCCCAGCTTCAACTGGATCAAGAACTGACTATGTATACTTACCTTAATGTACGCGAAGACGCCTTGCAATTATATGGTTTTTCCACCCAAGCCCAGTATGATGTATTCAGCAGCCTTGTTTCTGTATCTGGAATCGGCCCCAAGGCTGCATTAAACATCTTATCTGTAATGACAACAGAAAAAATTATCTGGGCCATACAAAATAAACAGGCTTCTTTATTAACAGCAGCACCAGGCATTGGCAAAAAAACAGCCGAACGTATCACGTTAGAATTAAATGATAAACTGGGCAGTATTGTCAATGACCATACTGCTTTTGAAAATGAACCAGTTACTAATCAGACTTCCCCTGACATCTGGACAGATGCTAAACAAGCTTTAACATCTCTAGGATATACTTCACAGGAAATAACAGCTGTTTTAAAAAAAGCCCATCATTTAAAATCCACCGAAGAAATAATAAAATTTGCCTTAAAAGAATTAAGCATATAA
- the ruvC gene encoding crossover junction endodeoxyribonuclease RuvC, giving the protein MLALGIDPGTAICGYGFVEMTGSRLKAVEYGAITTSSKARPQDRLLTIHTQLTLLIKKYSPDVMGVEQLFFNRNVTTAIPVGQARGIILLTAAQNNIELVERTPLQIKQSVVGYGKATKEQVIYMVQKILHLPKAPHPDDVADALAAAICTTHCMNNIIWRNS; this is encoded by the coding sequence ATGCTGGCATTAGGTATTGATCCAGGAACAGCAATATGTGGTTATGGTTTCGTTGAAATGACCGGCAGTCGTTTAAAAGCAGTCGAGTATGGTGCCATAACCACCAGCTCTAAAGCCAGACCACAGGACAGGCTGCTGACAATCCACACACAGCTTACTCTTTTAATAAAAAAATATTCTCCTGATGTTATGGGTGTAGAACAATTATTTTTCAACCGCAATGTTACAACAGCCATTCCTGTTGGACAAGCACGCGGTATTATTTTGCTGACAGCTGCACAAAACAACATTGAGCTTGTCGAACGTACTCCCTTACAAATAAAACAGTCCGTCGTCGGCTATGGCAAAGCAACAAAAGAGCAAGTTATATATATGGTACAAAAAATACTTCATCTGCCAAAGGCTCCCCATCCTGATGATGTTGCTGACGCATTAGCGGCAGCAATCTGCACAACACATTGCATGAATAATATAATATGGCGTAACAGCTGA
- a CDS encoding YebC/PmpR family DNA-binding transcriptional regulator, whose translation MSGHSKWANIKRKKGANDAIRGKVTTKIGREITIAVRMGGSDPIGNMRLKLALSKAKANNIPKDNIQRAIQKGLGASDGNNYEEFVYEGYGPGGSAVMIDIMTDNRNRTAADIRHLFVKHGGNLGETGCVGWMFHQKAVFIIDKETFDDEETLMMLALDAGAEDFKAEDDSFEITAAPDDFDKIAEALEKNNIETVQAEITMLPDTTVNLTGKDADKMLKLIDELEEHDDVQNVYANYEITEEA comes from the coding sequence ATGTCAGGACATTCAAAATGGGCAAACATAAAAAGAAAAAAAGGGGCCAATGATGCCATAAGGGGTAAAGTAACCACTAAAATAGGCCGTGAAATAACTATTGCTGTACGTATGGGCGGAAGTGATCCTATCGGAAACATGCGATTAAAATTGGCATTATCAAAGGCTAAGGCCAATAATATTCCCAAAGATAACATCCAGCGAGCCATCCAAAAGGGTCTTGGTGCATCAGACGGAAATAATTATGAAGAATTTGTTTACGAAGGCTACGGTCCCGGCGGCAGTGCTGTTATGATCGACATAATGACAGATAACCGCAATCGTACCGCTGCTGATATCCGTCATTTATTTGTCAAACATGGCGGAAATCTTGGTGAAACCGGATGTGTAGGTTGGATGTTCCATCAAAAAGCTGTTTTTATTATCGATAAAGAAACCTTTGACGATGAAGAAACACTTATGATGCTGGCCCTAGACGCAGGTGCTGAAGACTTCAAGGCAGAAGATGATTCCTTTGAAATCACAGCTGCACCTGATGATTTTGATAAAATTGCCGAAGCCCTGGAAAAAAATAATATTGAAACAGTTCAGGCAGAAATAACAATGCTTCCTGACACAACCGTAAATCTCACAGGAAAAGATGCCGATAAAATGCTCAAGCTAATTGATGAACTTGAAGAACATGATGATGTACAGAATGTTTATGCCAATTATGAAATAACTGAAGAAGCATAA
- the tyrS gene encoding tyrosine--tRNA ligase gives MNIYDTLKERGYIAQATHEEEIRHLLDTEKITFYIGFDPTADSLHVGHFLAMMIMAHMQKAGHRPICLIGGGTGTVGDPSGRTDMRQMLTDKMIEHNCNCFKKQMQRFIDFSNDKALIVNNGEWLRKLNYIELLRDIGPHFSVNRMLTAECYKQRMEKGLTFLEFNYMIMQAYDFMELSRRYNCKMEMGGNDQWSNIIAGVELLRRKYEKPAYGLTFTLLTTSEGKKMGKTSKGALWLDPQKTSPYDFYQYWRNVNDSDVKKCLALLTFLPMDEVNRLGSLKGKEINEAKKILAYEVTRIVHGEKEAQKAAEATKALFSGQGTLSSVPTILISSSCLGSKLLDVLVKEKIFTSKGEGKRLIQQNGLSINDKKLGDIDKILSTDDFPDNACMIKKGKKKYYRLILK, from the coding sequence TTGAATATATATGATACATTAAAAGAACGCGGTTATATCGCCCAAGCCACACATGAAGAAGAAATAAGGCATCTACTGGATACAGAAAAAATTACTTTTTACATTGGTTTTGACCCGACAGCTGACAGCCTGCATGTAGGTCACTTCCTAGCCATGATGATAATGGCTCATATGCAAAAAGCCGGCCATAGGCCTATTTGCCTCATCGGCGGTGGAACAGGCACCGTAGGTGACCCTTCAGGAAGAACTGATATGCGCCAAATGCTTACAGATAAAATGATTGAACATAATTGTAATTGTTTTAAAAAACAAATGCAACGGTTTATTGATTTTAGTAATGATAAAGCTTTGATCGTAAATAACGGCGAATGGCTGCGGAAATTAAATTATATAGAATTATTGCGGGATATAGGCCCTCATTTTTCGGTAAACAGGATGCTGACTGCTGAATGTTACAAACAGCGTATGGAAAAAGGTTTAACGTTTTTAGAATTTAATTATATGATCATGCAGGCTTATGATTTTATGGAACTTAGCCGTCGTTATAACTGTAAAATGGAAATGGGTGGCAACGATCAATGGTCGAACATTATTGCCGGTGTTGAATTACTGCGCCGCAAATATGAAAAACCTGCCTATGGACTCACTTTCACTCTGCTGACTACAAGTGAAGGGAAAAAAATGGGCAAAACAAGCAAGGGTGCGCTATGGCTTGATCCCCAGAAAACTTCTCCATATGATTTTTATCAATATTGGCGTAATGTAAATGATTCCGATGTAAAAAAATGTCTGGCATTACTAACCTTCCTGCCAATGGATGAAGTAAACCGCTTAGGCAGCCTGAAAGGCAAAGAAATCAATGAGGCCAAAAAGATCCTTGCCTATGAAGTTACTAGGATAGTACACGGGGAAAAAGAAGCCCAAAAAGCAGCAGAAGCTACCAAAGCCCTCTTCAGCGGTCAGGGTACTTTAAGCAGCGTACCAACTATACTAATCAGCTCGTCATGCCTGGGCAGTAAACTTTTAGATGTTTTAGTAAAAGAAAAAATATTTACTTCAAAAGGCGAGGGTAAAAGACTTATTCAGCAAAACGGCTTATCTATAAATGATAAAAAATTAGGTGATATTGATAAAATCTTATCTACAGATGATTTTCCCGATAATGCATGTATGATAAAAAAAGGTAAGAAAAAGTATTATCGCTTAATTTTAAAATAA
- a CDS encoding transglycosylase domain-containing protein encodes MNHQTKIPSHNNQKNNNGWQRAAFITTVVLIVMIVGVGCGFLTATINTKPGMIDDITPSASSQIYDVHGTLITNIHAVENRVPVPLAKIPLNLQNAFIANEDARFYEHFGIDPRGILRALWANITNHEIAEGGSTITQQLAKNAYLTQDRTIKRKIQEVFLALQLEHKYTKQEILEKYLNQIYFGQGAYGVQAAAQTYFGKDVSKLDLSECAMLAGIPRSPNYYSPLDNPKAAKQRKTVVLEEMLKHNYITNSQFQQANNEALKLHPKKSTANFKIASYFVDYVTQKLIDKYGADKVYKEGLKIYTTLDLNMQRDAEAAMKKLPNSRKDKNGLEQPQGALIAIDPHTGYIKAMVGGRGTDKFNRATMAVRQPGSAFKPFVFATAFENNMSPNTLVDDAPIKIGSWQPQNDEHTFSGLVNIRQIATHSINIPTIKLAYSLGIDRVLDTAQKLGISTLVLDGASNDRNLAAALGGLTKGVTPFDMAAAYSAFDNDGVYIKPTPIIKIVDRNGKVIEQNQPEKHQAITQRSAHLVTSILQDVITHGTGRGANINRPAAGKTGTTDDYKNAWFVGYTPELVTAVWVGCDDNTKMPGMYGGTVPATIWKTFMTSALAAVRPTAFSQPTSLSSGGNIAQVRTSMDKNETIKKADDNDKLKKGDNKMKDSAKIKDNMDKAKNKDKNKTDKEQNMPLPENIDIPPEPGEQSGKGKN; translated from the coding sequence ATGAACCACCAAACAAAGATACCTTCTCATAATAACCAGAAAAATAATAACGGTTGGCAAAGAGCAGCTTTTATAACTACAGTTGTTCTTATAGTTATGATAGTCGGCGTTGGCTGTGGCTTTTTAACCGCAACAATAAATACGAAACCTGGTATGATTGATGATATTACCCCTTCAGCTTCTTCACAAATATATGATGTTCATGGTACATTAATAACGAATATCCACGCGGTAGAAAATCGTGTTCCCGTCCCATTAGCAAAAATTCCGCTGAATTTACAAAACGCTTTTATTGCTAACGAAGATGCACGCTTTTATGAACATTTTGGAATTGATCCACGAGGTATCCTGCGTGCTTTATGGGCCAACATTACCAATCATGAAATAGCCGAAGGTGGCAGTACTATCACTCAGCAACTAGCTAAAAATGCTTACCTGACACAGGACAGGACAATAAAACGAAAAATACAGGAAGTATTTTTAGCATTACAACTTGAACATAAGTATACCAAGCAGGAAATATTAGAAAAATATCTCAATCAGATATATTTCGGTCAAGGTGCTTATGGTGTTCAGGCAGCAGCGCAGACCTACTTTGGCAAAGATGTATCCAAACTCGATTTATCAGAATGTGCCATGCTTGCCGGTATTCCCAGAAGCCCCAATTATTATTCTCCCCTCGATAATCCCAAGGCAGCCAAACAAAGAAAAACTGTTGTTTTAGAAGAAATGCTAAAACATAATTATATTACCAACAGTCAATTCCAGCAGGCCAATAATGAAGCACTAAAGCTGCATCCTAAGAAAAGTACAGCAAATTTTAAAATTGCCTCTTATTTTGTCGATTATGTCACACAGAAACTTATTGATAAATACGGTGCTGATAAAGTATATAAAGAAGGTTTGAAAATATATACTACACTGGATTTAAATATGCAGCGTGATGCTGAAGCCGCCATGAAAAAACTGCCCAATTCCCGCAAAGATAAAAATGGACTGGAACAACCACAGGGAGCTTTAATCGCCATAGATCCTCATACTGGTTATATAAAAGCAATGGTTGGCGGTCGTGGCACAGATAAATTCAACCGGGCTACCATGGCTGTCCGTCAGCCTGGTTCGGCATTTAAACCTTTTGTATTTGCCACTGCTTTTGAAAATAACATGAGCCCAAACACGTTAGTAGATGATGCTCCCATAAAAATTGGTTCATGGCAGCCGCAAAACGATGAGCATACTTTCAGCGGACTTGTCAATATACGCCAGATAGCTACACATTCAATAAATATCCCAACAATAAAATTAGCTTATTCACTTGGCATAGACAGGGTATTAGATACTGCCCAAAAGCTCGGCATTTCTACTCTGGTATTAGATGGTGCCAGCAATGACCGTAATTTGGCAGCAGCACTAGGTGGTCTCACAAAAGGTGTAACTCCATTTGATATGGCTGCTGCTTACAGTGCTTTCGATAACGACGGAGTATATATAAAACCAACACCAATTATAAAAATCGTTGACCGTAATGGTAAAGTAATTGAACAAAATCAGCCTGAAAAACATCAGGCAATAACCCAGCGCAGTGCCCATCTTGTAACCAGCATTTTGCAGGATGTTATTACCCATGGCACAGGCCGGGGTGCCAACATAAACCGTCCCGCTGCCGGTAAAACTGGGACAACTGATGATTATAAAAATGCCTGGTTTGTCGGCTACACCCCTGAATTAGTCACCGCAGTATGGGTGGGTTGTGACGACAATACAAAAATGCCTGGAATGTATGGAGGAACAGTCCCTGCCACTATTTGGAAAACATTCATGACCAGCGCTCTAGCTGCTGTCAGACCAACTGCTTTTTCGCAACCAACATCACTCTCTTCAGGCGGCAATATTGCGCAAGTCCGTACTAGTATGGATAAAAACGAAACTATAAAAAAAGCTGATGATAACGATAAATTAAAAAAGGGCGATAACAAAATGAAAGATTCCGCTAAGATAAAAGATAATATGGATAAGGCTAAAAACAAAGATAAAAATAAAACTGACAAAGAACAAAATATGCCTTTACCAGAAAATATTGATATCCCACCTGAACCCGGTGAACAGAGCGGTAAAGGAAAAAACTAA
- a CDS encoding endonuclease MutS2: protein MEQATLKVLQYNKILEQLSLHANTLQGKNRVSKLTPLADFEDICSSLQQTQEAYNIITEYQAPPFGGIFDIQKDLQKAHMGMILSPQSLMNIASTMYGMRNIKHFFKECPVACIDLKTWAVSIEILGQLERNINNIIDEHGSIKDNASNDLARIRNNIKISQSQVKSTINNILKNPDMQKFFQENIITIRDDRYVIPIKQEYRQYFPGIIHDQSASGSTLFIEPMTIAALNNDIRRYKLNEKKEIERILKAISAEIAENVSTLQQNCEHITNMDIAFAKAGLGRKMNACMPILNERGYTELTAARHPLIDQKQVVPINIVLGKNYRTLLITGPNTGGKTISLKTMGLLVLMAQSGLFIPAADGSQLGFYRNIFADIGDEQSIEQSLSTFSAHMTHIINILQTADSDDLVLLDELGSGTDPEEGASLAMAVLEKLMDINVSVIATTHYNELKTFAYSHDNIENASVEFDIKTLQPTYRLLIGIPGASNAFAISRRLGLDDSIIFRAKQLIKADHNNFENILNTLETEKLLYEQKNSAMAEKERYITHLERRLNEQKQELAHKKNLAIKNTKKECAAVIRDTRRQSEMIIKELKLQFNDTGKKNRQNAIDAARQKLQMQADKFNDITNNQQLKGTAVDLQTIAPGDIVFLKTLQQQATVHEIKNNKLVLLLGGLKTTVDISKCSFISHSKEGKCPTVITTAKKTFSQLAKTSHIKRQIDIRGMMVSDAAELLDKYIDDALLAGLKQIIIIHGKGTGALRKGIHEYLKNHRNVLDFSLADINEGGSGATVVQLR from the coding sequence ATGGAACAAGCAACATTAAAAGTATTACAGTACAATAAAATACTTGAGCAATTATCACTCCATGCTAATACTCTGCAAGGGAAAAACCGCGTCAGTAAACTGACCCCGCTGGCTGATTTTGAAGATATATGTTCCAGTCTGCAGCAAACTCAGGAAGCATATAATATAATAACTGAATATCAAGCTCCTCCCTTTGGCGGAATTTTTGATATACAAAAAGATCTCCAGAAAGCCCATATGGGTATGATATTATCCCCCCAATCCTTAATGAATATAGCAAGTACTATGTATGGTATGCGAAACATTAAACATTTTTTTAAAGAATGTCCTGTTGCCTGTATTGACTTAAAAACCTGGGCTGTTTCCATCGAAATACTGGGACAACTCGAAAGAAATATCAATAATATTATTGATGAGCATGGCAGTATCAAGGACAACGCCAGCAATGATCTGGCCCGCATAAGAAATAATATAAAAATTTCACAGAGCCAGGTAAAATCAACAATCAATAACATTTTAAAAAATCCTGATATGCAGAAGTTTTTTCAGGAAAATATCATAACGATTCGTGATGACAGATATGTTATTCCCATTAAACAGGAATACCGCCAGTATTTTCCCGGCATAATACATGATCAATCGGCCAGCGGCTCCACTCTTTTCATTGAACCTATGACCATAGCAGCCTTAAACAATGATATAAGACGCTATAAATTGAATGAAAAAAAAGAAATTGAACGCATTTTAAAAGCTATTTCAGCAGAAATAGCAGAGAATGTCAGTACTTTACAACAAAACTGCGAGCATATTACTAATATGGATATCGCCTTTGCCAAAGCCGGATTAGGACGCAAAATGAATGCTTGCATGCCTATATTGAATGAAAGAGGCTATACTGAGCTGACAGCTGCCCGCCATCCCCTGATTGATCAAAAACAAGTTGTTCCCATTAATATAGTTTTGGGGAAAAATTACAGGACACTATTGATCACCGGCCCTAATACTGGAGGAAAAACCATCAGCTTGAAAACAATGGGACTGCTTGTCCTAATGGCTCAGTCAGGCCTTTTTATTCCTGCTGCCGATGGCTCACAACTAGGATTTTATCGGAATATATTTGCTGATATAGGTGATGAACAAAGCATTGAGCAGAGTTTAAGCACATTTTCTGCCCATATGACACATATAATAAATATTCTACAGACTGCTGATTCAGATGACTTAGTGCTGCTGGATGAACTTGGCTCGGGTACTGATCCAGAAGAAGGGGCTTCTTTAGCTATGGCTGTTTTAGAAAAACTCATGGATATCAATGTATCCGTTATCGCCACAACACATTACAACGAACTAAAAACTTTCGCATACAGCCATGATAATATAGAAAATGCCAGTGTTGAATTTGACATAAAAACACTACAGCCAACTTATCGACTTCTCATCGGTATTCCCGGTGCCAGCAACGCCTTTGCTATAAGTCGCCGGCTCGGACTAGATGATTCCATAATTTTTCGGGCAAAACAACTGATAAAAGCTGACCACAACAATTTTGAAAATATATTAAATACCCTGGAAACAGAAAAGCTGTTATATGAACAAAAAAATTCTGCCATGGCAGAAAAAGAACGCTATATAACTCATCTGGAAAGACGGTTGAATGAACAAAAACAGGAACTGGCCCATAAAAAGAATCTAGCAATAAAAAACACTAAAAAAGAATGTGCAGCAGTTATTCGTGATACCCGCCGCCAATCAGAAATGATTATCAAAGAACTAAAACTACAATTTAATGATACTGGAAAAAAGAATCGACAGAATGCTATTGATGCTGCTCGACAAAAATTACAAATGCAAGCAGACAAATTTAATGATATAACTAATAATCAGCAACTAAAGGGAACTGCCGTTGATCTTCAAACAATAGCTCCTGGAGATATCGTCTTTCTAAAAACATTACAGCAGCAGGCTACTGTCCACGAAATAAAAAACAACAAATTAGTATTATTACTTGGAGGTTTAAAAACAACCGTTGATATTTCTAAATGCAGTTTTATAAGTCATAGCAAAGAGGGCAAGTGTCCCACTGTAATTACGACAGCTAAAAAAACATTTTCCCAATTGGCTAAGACCAGCCATATAAAACGTCAAATTGATATTCGCGGCATGATGGTTTCCGATGCTGCAGAACTGCTCGATAAATACATTGATGATGCTCTTCTTGCCGGTTTAAAGCAAATTATCATTATCCATGGCAAAGGTACCGGTGCATTACGCAAGGGCATCCATGAATATTTAAAAAACCATCGCAATGTTCTGGATTTTTCTCTTGCCGACATAAATGAAGGTGGCAGCGGTGCTACAGTAGTTCAACTAAGATAA
- a CDS encoding DUF3656 domain-containing U32 family peptidase translates to MVELLAPAGTWQSFKAAVESGADAVYLSGKNFGARAFADNFANDDLKRAVDYAHLRNTAVHVTVNILIDNKEIQKLADYLCYLYSIGVDAIIVQDLGVAKIAQTVVPDLPMHASTQMSVNNLETVKMLEELNFRRVVLAREVTLADIQLICANTAIEIETFIHGAICVCYSGQCLMSSMIGGRSGNRGCCAQPCRLPYTLVDKDDNDLLQSAEAGQYLLSPRDMRTIDMIPDLIKAGVKSFKIEGRMKKPEYVTVVVKAYRNKIDSFYNNSISYNKEKTDRELAQIFNRDFTTAYLKNRPGKTMISDKKPNNRGMLIGRVYQYDYSSHLAQIKLSDDLSIGDKIDLWVKVGGRINQNITSMKIGKTAVDTAHKGDIVTIKLPSHVHEHDRVFKVFDMTLAEKTKPFFTSSDPVRRIPLNMKLTAHIGSPVRIDIVDTDNITASFTAEFIAEEALKRPLNYDTIHKQMSRLGNTIYFLAELSCDIDDNVMVPMSILNELRRNVINKIIEKRQQRFLRPKITAPNCKKNFFAHEQHHTGTVPQLFVSVDTIDKLSGAAAHCDGILLGGDSYTGRPLTSDDYRAASRICRDTDTALYLNLPRILRQDQMGYIDSLITHIDIENFSGIYVNTLGQLRKLRTIFAKINKFLPIWTDFSMNVFNNASIAFLKELTIQGVTLSPELNLAQIKNILSFSTLPAEIIVQGNIELMVSEYCIPGSFLGGVDSGSCTAPCKRNNFYLKDRKNEHFPVISDQFCHMHILNGRELVMLAHIPDLSHIGLSRIRIDGRYMNINKLKQTVKIYKEVLKKGKYHPIFQNNSIETIEGSNFTRGHFFRGIILND, encoded by the coding sequence TTGGTTGAATTACTTGCTCCGGCAGGAACATGGCAGTCTTTTAAAGCCGCTGTTGAAAGCGGTGCTGATGCCGTATATTTATCTGGCAAAAATTTTGGTGCCCGCGCTTTTGCCGATAACTTTGCTAATGATGACTTAAAACGGGCTGTTGATTATGCCCATCTACGCAACACGGCTGTACATGTAACAGTAAACATATTAATAGATAATAAAGAAATACAAAAACTTGCCGACTATTTATGTTATTTATATTCTATCGGCGTAGACGCTATAATAGTCCAGGATCTGGGTGTTGCTAAAATTGCCCAAACCGTCGTTCCTGATCTGCCAATGCACGCCAGCACACAAATGAGTGTAAATAATCTGGAAACCGTAAAAATGCTTGAGGAATTGAATTTTCGCCGGGTGGTCCTGGCTAGAGAAGTAACCTTAGCAGATATACAATTGATATGCGCCAATACAGCTATTGAAATAGAAACATTTATCCATGGTGCTATCTGTGTATGTTATTCCGGACAGTGCCTTATGAGCAGCATGATTGGTGGCAGAAGCGGCAACCGTGGTTGCTGTGCCCAGCCCTGCCGTCTTCCTTATACACTGGTAGACAAAGATGACAATGATTTATTACAATCAGCTGAAGCTGGACAATATTTATTGAGTCCACGCGACATGAGAACTATTGATATGATTCCCGACCTTATTAAAGCCGGTGTTAAATCGTTTAAAATAGAAGGCCGCATGAAAAAACCTGAATACGTAACTGTAGTGGTAAAAGCATATCGCAACAAAATAGATTCATTCTATAATAACAGCATATCCTACAACAAAGAAAAAACCGATAGGGAACTTGCCCAAATATTCAACAGAGATTTTACAACAGCTTATTTGAAAAATCGTCCAGGGAAAACTATGATAAGCGACAAAAAGCCTAATAATCGTGGTATGCTTATCGGCCGCGTTTATCAATATGACTACAGCAGCCATCTTGCCCAAATCAAGTTGTCAGATGACTTATCAATTGGTGATAAAATTGACTTATGGGTAAAAGTAGGCGGCAGAATAAACCAGAACATCACTTCTATGAAAATAGGAAAGACTGCTGTTGATACCGCACATAAAGGTGATATTGTAACCATTAAACTGCCTTCCCATGTACATGAACATGACCGTGTATTTAAAGTATTCGATATGACCCTGGCAGAAAAAACAAAACCTTTTTTCACTAGCAGTGATCCTGTCAGACGTATCCCCCTGAATATGAAACTTACTGCTCATATTGGCAGCCCTGTGAGGATAGATATTGTTGATACTGACAATATAACAGCTTCATTCACAGCAGAATTCATTGCTGAGGAAGCATTAAAACGACCGCTTAATTATGATACTATTCACAAACAAATGAGCCGACTGGGCAATACCATTTATTTTTTAGCTGAATTATCCTGCGATATTGATGACAATGTAATGGTTCCTATGAGCATATTAAATGAACTACGCCGCAATGTCATCAATAAAATAATCGAAAAACGGCAACAGCGTTTTCTCCGTCCAAAAATAACTGCACCTAACTGCAAGAAAAATTTTTTCGCCCATGAACAGCACCATACAGGCACTGTACCCCAATTATTTGTTTCAGTGGACACCATAGACAAATTGTCAGGAGCAGCCGCCCATTGCGATGGTATACTTTTGGGTGGTGACAGTTATACAGGGCGGCCGCTGACAAGTGACGATTACAGAGCTGCCAGCAGAATATGCCGCGATACTGATACTGCTTTATATCTCAACCTGCCCCGAATCCTAAGGCAGGATCAAATGGGCTATATTGATTCACTCATAACCCATATTGATATAGAAAATTTTTCTGGTATATACGTTAACACTTTAGGACAACTTAGAAAACTTCGCACTATTTTCGCTAAAATTAATAAATTTCTGCCAATCTGGACAGATTTTTCCATGAATGTTTTCAATAATGCTTCTATAGCTTTTCTTAAAGAACTAACTATCCAAGGAGTAACCTTATCCCCGGAATTAAATTTAGCACAAATAAAAAATATCTTGTCGTTTTCTACTTTACCTGCAGAAATTATTGTTCAAGGCAATATTGAATTAATGGTATCTGAATATTGTATTCCTGGCAGTTTTTTAGGCGGAGTAGACAGTGGAAGCTGCACCGCACCTTGCAAACGCAACAATTTCTATCTAAAAGACAGAAAGAATGAACATTTTCCTGTCATCAGTGATCAATTTTGCCATATGCATATTTTAAATGGCCGGGAGTTAGTTATGCTGGCTCATATACCAGATCTTTCTCATATAGGATTAAGCCGAATCCGTATTGATGGAAGATATATGAATATAAACAAATTAAAACAAACTGTAAAAATATATAAAGAAGTACTAAAAAAAGGTAAATATCACCCTATTTTTCAAAACAACTCTATAGAAACAATTGAGGGCAGCAATTTTACCCGCGGTCATTTTTTCCGCGGCATTATTCTCAATGACTGA
- a CDS encoding cell division protein ZapA, translating to MENKLTVDIYGEQYPIKGDVDVEYMKQLATIVDTKMRELVKKNQYLPIQRIGVLTALHIADDYFKMKKDYDDLIKFLNDK from the coding sequence ATGGAAAACAAATTAACAGTAGATATCTATGGTGAACAATATCCCATAAAAGGTGATGTTGATGTAGAATATATGAAACAGCTTGCTACTATAGTTGATACAAAAATGCGTGAATTAGTAAAAAAGAATCAATATCTTCCTATTCAGCGTATCGGCGTATTAACAGCCCTACATATTGCTGATGACTATTTTAAAATGAAAAAAGACTATGATGATCTAATAAAATTTTTAAACGATAAATAA